A genomic segment from Tuwongella immobilis encodes:
- a CDS encoding alginate O-acetyltransferase AlgX-related protein, with product MASHPPTAASVWLQRVAIMGFVAILPIPGLWAILGSHSEILEPEGRPAAAAPRIPRSLPEWKRYPSQFEAFFNDHLGGRTQLIHWRNRLNRDWFGTSPTDRVQMGRDGWLYLHEPTVFDAPTNLPVSELPNQLTRWASPIREQATALQARRTPFLLVVAPEKQSIHPEFRPRRFQESVPFATVRSTFAQQSQDPSITWVDVVSPLLEAVKSGAEPVYFRTDTHWNSVGGAIACRELIAAMQQQCQQPVAAMLPRSQLVERDDFYPNPDLARMIGRPAPEAFRFLAARPDELPFARATEWDSHPFRLPHLVARRYACGPTTGPRVLLFHDSFGMELLKYLPLHCRELVSVPARLPISEICEAVQPDLVIFEMVERNLLSIPPELPAR from the coding sequence ATTATGGGCGATCTTGGGATCGCATTCGGAGATTCTGGAACCCGAAGGACGCCCCGCCGCCGCCGCGCCCCGAATCCCGCGGTCGCTCCCGGAATGGAAACGCTATCCGTCCCAGTTTGAGGCATTCTTCAACGATCATCTTGGCGGTCGCACCCAGCTCATTCACTGGCGTAATCGCCTGAATCGCGATTGGTTTGGCACCTCACCCACCGATCGTGTCCAAATGGGTCGAGATGGTTGGTTATACCTCCACGAACCGACCGTCTTTGACGCACCAACAAACTTGCCGGTGTCGGAACTCCCCAATCAGTTGACTCGGTGGGCGAGTCCAATTCGGGAGCAAGCGACCGCTCTGCAAGCACGCCGGACGCCGTTTCTATTGGTGGTGGCTCCGGAAAAACAATCCATTCATCCGGAGTTTCGCCCGCGTCGCTTTCAGGAATCGGTTCCCTTTGCGACCGTCCGCAGCACATTCGCCCAACAATCGCAAGATCCTTCCATCACCTGGGTGGATGTGGTCTCGCCGCTGTTGGAGGCCGTCAAATCGGGTGCGGAACCGGTCTACTTCCGAACGGATACCCATTGGAATTCCGTTGGTGGTGCCATCGCGTGTCGTGAATTGATTGCTGCGATGCAACAACAATGCCAGCAACCCGTTGCAGCAATGCTGCCGCGGTCACAACTCGTCGAACGCGATGATTTCTACCCGAATCCGGACCTCGCACGCATGATCGGTCGACCAGCCCCGGAAGCATTCCGATTTTTAGCCGCACGCCCAGACGAACTCCCATTTGCACGAGCAACGGAATGGGATTCGCACCCCTTCCGCTTGCCGCATCTGGTGGCACGCCGATATGCCTGCGGCCCGACCACCGGCCCGCGCGTGCTGTTGTTTCACGACTCCTTTGGGATGGAGTTGCTCAAGTATCTCCCGTTGCATTGTCGGGAGTTGGTGTCTGTCCCGGCTCGCTTGCCCATCTCGGAAATTTGCGAAGCCGTTCAGCCGGACCTCGTGATTTTCGAGATGGTCGAGCGCAATCTGCTGAGCATCCCCCCGGAATTGCCCGCGCGCTAG